One genomic region from Amaranthus tricolor cultivar Red isolate AtriRed21 chromosome 12, ASM2621246v1, whole genome shotgun sequence encodes:
- the LOC130828423 gene encoding cell division cycle 5-like protein, with protein sequence MRIMIKGGVWKNTEDEILKAAVMKYGKNQWARISSLLVRKSAKQCKARWYEWLDPSIKKTEWTRDEDERLLHVAKLMPTQWRTIAPIVGRTPSQCLERYEKLLDAACTKDENYEPGDDPRKLRPGEIDPNPESKPARPDPVDMDEDEKEMLSEARARLANTRGKKAKRKAREKQLEEARRLASLQKRRELKAAGIDVRQRKRKRKGIDYNAEIPFEKRPPPGFYDVADEDRPVEQPQFPTTIGELEGERRADIEARLRKQDIAKNKIAQRQDAPAAIMQANKLNDPETVRKRSKLMLPPPQISDQELEEIARMGYASDLLAGNQELSEGSGATHALIGNNYQTPRPGMTPMRTPQRTPAGKGDAIMMEAENLARLRESQTPLLGGHNPELHPSDFSGVTPKKRDIQTPNPMLTPLATPGGAGLTPKVGMTPSRDGSFSMTPRGTPLRDELHINEELDTHDSAKLELRRQADLKRNLRMGLSSLPGPKNEYEVVVRPAPDDTEESEEKIEEDMSDRLARERAEEEARLQALLKKRSKVLQRELPRPPAASVDLIRHSLMRADEDKSSFVPPTDIEQADEMVRKELLSLLEHDNAKYPLTEKEKKKGSKRSANAVPVIEDFEEDELKNAASFIEEEAQYLRVAMGHQDVTIDDFIEAHKTSLNDLMYFPSRNAYGLSSVAGTVEKIAALQNEFENVKRKMDDDSKKAQRLEKKIDVLTHGYKMRAEKLKTQTELIFKQMNTSGTELDCFLALQRQEKLAASFRIKGLWEEVQKQKELEKTLQKRYGDLVTELERVQQLINHHRIQVQKLEEMEAKKLAEELAEKEANEAAPPSSEILDPASAVEVDVSDNLKPHQDGDGTEMVNGANSENDMNIDGDATSAANTRPDSEIVRDQHVDGTKVSDSLSENTDNVQAVENNGFVEGESHSTSKMDNQGVDKEPDSKINTEEANQSTTEGTSEDSLDKTNNGGSDFQA encoded by the exons ATGAGGATTATGATAAAAGGAGGTGTTTGGAAGAACACCGAAGATGAAATTCTTAAAGCTGCTGTTATGAAATATGGAAAAAATCAATGGGCTCGTATATCTTCTCTCCTTGTTCGTAAATCTGCTAAACAGTGTAAAGCTCGTTGGTATGAATGGCTTGATCCTTCAATTAAAAAG ACAGAATGGACTAGAGATGAAGATGAAAGGTTGCTTCATGTTGCGAAACTTATGCCAACTCAATGGAGGACTATAGCACCAATTGTTGGTCGTACTCCTTCTCAATGTCTTGAGCGTTATGAGAAACTTCTTGATGCAGCTTGTACCAAGGATGAAAATTATGAGCCAGGGGATGATCCACGCAAGTTGCGTCCTGGAGAAATTGATCCCAATCCAGAATCCAAGCCTGCGCGGCCAGATCCTGTTGATATGGATGAAGATGAGAAAGAAATGCTCTCTGAAGCGCGTGCTCGTCTAGCCAACACAAGAGGTAAAAAGGCTAAAAGAAAAGCTAGGGAGAAGCAGCTTGAAGAGgctaggaggcttgcttcattGCAGAAAAGAAGAGAGCTTAAGGCAGCTGGTATAGACGTCAGACAAAGAAAGAGGAAACGGAAGGGAATTGATTATAATGCTGAGATACCCTTTGAGAAAAGGCCTCCACCTGGGTTTTATGATGTTGCTGATGAAGATAGGCCTGTTGAGCAGCCTCAATTTCCCACGACAATTGGTGAACTTGAAGGAGAAAGAAGGGCGGATATTGAAGCCCGTCTACGGAAACAAGATATTGCAAAGAATAAGATAGCTCAAAGGCAAGATGCTCCGGCAGCAATAATGCAAGCCAACAAGCTTAATGATCCTGAGACAGTTAGGAAGAGGTCGAAGCTGATGCTTCCTCCTCCACAGATTTCTGACCAGGAGCTAGAGGAAATTGCACGAATGGGTTATGCTAGTGATCTTTTAGCAGGAAACCAGGAACTTTCTGAAGGCAGTGGTGCCACCCATGCTCTTATTGGAAATAATTATCAGACACCTCGACCAGGGATGACGCCCATGCGCACACCCCAGAGAACCCCTGCTGGAAAGGGGGATGCTATTATGATGGAAGCTGAAAATTTGGCTAGACTGAGGGAATCTCAAACTCCATTGCTTGGAGGACACAACCCTGAGTTGCATCCTTCTGATTTTTCTGGTGTCACTCCAAAGAAAAGGGATATTCAAACTCCTAATCCCATGCTTACTCCCTTAGCAACTCCGGGAGGTGCAGGACTTACTCCAAAGGTTGGTATGACTCCTTCCAGGGATGGTTCTTTTAGCATGACACCCAGAGGAACCCCTCTCAGGGATGAGCTTCACATAAATGAAGAGTTGGATACTCATGATAGTGCGAAACTTGAACTTAGAAGACAAGCTGACCTGAAAAGGAATCTGCGTATGGGTCTAAGCAGTCTTCCAGGGCCCAAAAATGAGTATGAAGTAGTTGTTCGTCCAGCTCCAGATGATACTGAAGAATCAGAGGAGAAAATTGAGGAAGACATGTCTGACAGGTTAGCTCGTGAGAGGGCTGAAGAAGAAGCAAGGCTGCAGGCATTGCTCAAAAAGAGATCAAAAGTCCTGCAAAGGGAGCTTCCTCGTCCTCCAGCTGCTTCTGTTGATCTGATTAGGCATTCATTAATGAGAGCTGATGAAGATAAGAGCTCGTTTGTCCCTCCTACTGACATTGAGCAGGCAGATGAAATGGTAAGAAAGGAGTTATTGAGCTTGCTTGAGCATGATAATGCCAAGTATCCACTTAcagagaaagagaaaaagaaagggtCCAAACGCAGTGCTAATGCAGTACCTGTGATTGAGgattttgaagaagatgaactAAAAAAT GCTGCATCTTTTATTGAAGAGGAGGCTCAGTATCTACGTGTGGCAATGGGACATCAGGACGTGACTATTGATGATTTCATTGAGGCGCACAAGACTTCCTTAAATGATTTGATGTACTTTCCCTCTCGTAACGCTTATGGTCTATCAAGTGTGGCTGGAACTGTAGAGAAAATTGCTGCCCTACAAAATGAATTTGAGAATGTTAAGAGGAAGATGGATGATGATAGCAAAAAGGCACAACGACTTGAAAAGAAAATTGATGTTCTTACACATGGTTACAAG ATGCGGGCTGAAAAACTGAAGACACAAACTGAGCTTATTTTCAAACAAATGAACACATCTGGGACTGAATTGGATTGCTTCCTAGCTTTGCAGAGACAGGAAAAATTGGCAGCTTCTTTCAGGATCAAGGGTCTCTGGGAAGAAGTCCAGAAACAGAAGGAGCTGGAGAAAACTTTGCAGAAACGTTACGGAGATCTTGTTACTGAACTAGAGAGGGTACAGCAGCTCATAAATCATCACCGTATACAAGTTCAAAAATTGGAAGAAATGGAAGCAAAGAAGCTTGCGGAAGAGCTAGCTGAGAAAGAAGCTAATGAGGCTGCTCCGCCAAGTTCTGAAATTCTTGACCCTGCAAGTGCCGTGGAAGTAGATGTATCTGACAATTTAAAGCCTCATCAGGATGGGGATGGTACCGAAATGGTAAATGGAGCGAATTCTGAAAATGACATGAATATAGACGGTGATGCGACTTCAGCTGCGAATACTCGTCCGGATTCTGAAATAGTCAGGGATCAGCATGTGGATGGCACTAAAGTTTCCGATAGTCTTTCAGAGAATACAGATAATGTCCAGGCTGTTGAAAATAATGGTTTTGTCGAAGGGGAGTCTCATTCTACAAGCAAAATGGACAACCAGGGAGTAGACAAGGAACCCGACAGCAAGATCAACACGGAAGAAGCGAATCAATCTACAACAGAGGGAACCTCGGAAGATTCTTTAGATAAGACGAACAATGGCGGTAGTGATTTTCAAGCGTGA
- the LOC130828424 gene encoding transcription factor PIF3-like isoform X1: protein MPLTELVRMFKGKVEVSQDGSSNSIDPSSRPDTDCVELVWENGQIMMHGKPRKNPISNNTQTFGSKSQDGKIANNLKITKFSQMDSTMAELPMCVPSCEMSLDQDVDLVPWLNYHMDEPLHNDYTSDFVNELSGVTINDLPSGNLLVNREKKTNVHGDGSHDTSMTLKHSHTSKPLSSIEKDNKVGSSEVPQYLLPIQHSVGAPRDSLLNPPSLSSFTSLRLQKLDAEQTSTSSGFTNFPYFSWPAAFSRASPVTIDRIKRLENNDNRCTLMSSNPANFTRANLDSGGIVSRKQPTMPSANVNSEDLCSAKEPLHREEITKNQMSPNQVCDDSTKKVGASGDKIIEPAVAASSVCSGNSFDRTSNEPSRNLKRKSRETAESSGPSEEVEEESMAAKKPVCGRNGSKRSRAAEVHNLSERRRRDRINEKMRALQELIPNCNKADKASMLDEAIEYLKKLQLQVQILSMGSGLYMQPMMLPPGMQHIQGAHMPHFSPMGLGMGVAMGYGMNMLNMGGGAKMAPFQGLHYPIPGTGPTFPGMPGSSLQAFPHPGQGLPMSMQQPPVIPPRMVQSLMPMGPNASGVAETTNAPLVTSSSGKKDANPQAILSSVASNVVNSSLNLEINQASNEGIQRSVMSHNQAQDVNPSETEVANRKNTMHS from the exons ATGCCTTTGACTGAGCTTGTTAGAATGTTCAAAGGAAAAGTGGAGGTTTCCCAAGATGGATCATCCAATTCCATTGATCCTTCCTCTAG ACCAGATACTGATTGTGTTGAGCTAGTTTGGGAAAATGGTCAGATCATGATGCATGGTAAACCTAGAAAGAATCCTATTTCAAACAATACTCAAACATTTGGCTCAAAATCTCAAGATGGTAAAATTGccaataacttaaaaataacCAAGTTTAGCCAAATGGATTCTACAATGGCTGAACTCCCCATGTGTGTTCCTTCTTGTGAAATGAGTTTGGATCAAGATGTTGACTTAGTACCCTGGTTGAATTATCACATGGATGAACCTTTGCATAATGACTATACTTCTGACTTCGTGAATGAGTTATCAGGAGTTACCATCAATGATCTTCCCTCGGGAAATCTTCTAGTAAATCGTGAAAAGAAAACTAACGTTCATGGTGATGGTAGCCATGATACGTCGATGACTTTGAAACACAGCCATACGTCTAAGCCCCTGTCGAGTATTGAGAAGGATAATAAAGTAGGAAGTAGTGAGGTACCCCAAtatttgttgccaattcaacaTAGTGTAGGTGCTCCACGAGACTCCTTGCTGAATCCACCATCGCTTAGTTCTTTTACGAGCTTGAGATTGCAGAAGCTAGATGCAGAACAGACTAGTACTAGCTCGGGTTTTACAAATTTCCCTTACTTTTCGTGGCCTGCTGCGTTTTCTAGAGCTAGCCCGGTGACTATAGACCGCATTAAGAGACTAGAGAACAATGATAATAGGTGCACTTTGATGAGTAGTAACCCTGCTAATTTTACTCGAGCTAACTTGGATAGTGGCGGGATAGTTTCTCGAAAACAACCCACTATGCCATCAGCAAATGTGAATTCGGAAGATCTGTGTTCTGCTAAGGAACCTTTACACAGAGAAGAAATCACGAAAAATCAGATGTCACCGAATCAAGTATGTGATGATTCAACGAAAAAAGTGGGTGCTAGTGGTGATAAGATTATCGAACCAGCTGTTGCAGCGTCTTCTGTATGTTCAGGCAATAGTTTTGATAGAACGTCTAATGAACCTTCGCgtaatttgaaaagaaaatctCGTGAAACTGCAGAATCGTCAGGTCCTAGTGAA GAAGTTGAAGAGGAATCAATGGCTGCAAAGAAACCTGTTTGTGGTCGAAATGGTTCAAAGAGAAGCCGAGCTGCAGAAGTGCATAATCTTTCTGAAAGG AGACGAAGGGACAGAATTAACGAGAAGATGCGTGCATTACAAGAGCTTATACCCAATTGCAACAAG GCGGACAAAGCTTCTATGCTTGACGAGGCTATAGAGTATTTAAAGAAACTCCAGCTTCAAGTTCAG ATATTGTCAATGGGTTCTGGGTTGTATATGCAGCCCATGATGCTGCCACCGGGAATGCAACACATCCAAGGAGCACATATGCCACATTTCTCGCCTATGGGGCTTGGAATGGGCGTGGCAATGGGCTACGGAATGAATATGCTCAACATGGGTGGTGGTGCAAAGATGGCACCTTTTCAAGGCCTGCATTACCCTATTCCCGGAACTGGGCCCACATTTCCGGGAATGCCAGGTTCTAGCCTTCAGGCTTTCCCACATCCCGGTCAAGGATTGCCAATGTCCATGCAACAACCCCCTGTAATTCCTCCTCGAATGGTTCAAAGCCTGATGCCAATGGGACCAAATGCCTCGGGCGTAGCTGAGACGACAAACGCACCACTTGTAACTTCATCTAGTGGTAAAAAGGACGCTAACCCACAAGCAATTCTTAGTAGCGTGGCTAGCAACGTCGTTAACAGCTCCTTGAATCTCGAGATTAATCAG GCATCAAATGAGGGTATTCAGCGGTCTGTAATGAGCCATAATCAGGCTCAAGATGTTAATCCCTCGGAAACTGAAGTTGCCAACAGAAAAAACACGATGCACAGCTGA
- the LOC130828422 gene encoding suppressor of mec-8 and unc-52 protein homolog 2: MVDKTKRRKEEVVTREYNINLHKRLHGWEEKPEEPEQPKYRDRAKERREDQNPDYEPTDLGFHAVAPPGNVDLKSADSHKLAIERSKYLGGDVEHTHLVKGLDYALLHKVRSEMDKKPETEEDTDGKQRSAKDDQPVSFRTTTAKSVYQWLVKPQSVIKTNEMFLPGRMSYIFDMENVYSHDIPTTLHRSKADCPIPEEMVTVNVDGSVLDRIAKIMSYLRLGSSGKVLKKKKKEKEVKGKLTTVINEYDDLEKPSKPDSLSTKNHNVGNFAPPPPPLKKNTLESRDKQGPAVARVEEDDIFIGDGVDYEVPSKDMSQSPISEDMEESPRNKDGPSYFNEPVYGPVPPSNPSQDWNQANVYDAALQTQALGGAYHGEWQDYQYSDQLAYHDQYADQYLQQMHAYDMQANENVLQDPSIMTQEEKDRGLGSVFKRDDQRLQQLREKDAREKDPNFISESYSECYPGYQEYNHEIVDSDDEGDLSKMDMGSRAKGRLHRWDFETEEEWAQYNEQKEAMPKAAFQFGVKMQDGRKTRKNKDQKLNNDLHKINKIIARKKGEKGENPDSSTFDDAQPAGKKLRV; the protein is encoded by the exons ATGGTTGACAAAACAAAGAGAAGAAAGGAAGAAGTTGTTACTAGGGAGTACAACATTAATCTCCACAAACGTCTTCATGGATG GGAGGAGAAGCCAGAGGAACcagaacaaccaaaatatcgtGACCGTGCAAAGGAACGGAGAGAAGACCAGAATCCTGATTATGAGCCTACTGATCTGGGATTTCATGCTGTTGCTCCTCCTGGAAATGTTGATCTCAA GTCTGCTGATTCGCACAAGTTAGCTATTGAGCGGAGCAAGTACCTTGGAG GTGATGTGGAGCACACTCACTTGGTGAAGGGTTTGGATTATGCTTTACTTCACAAAGTAAGAAGTGAGATGGACAAAAAACCAGAAACAGAAGAAGATACTGATGGAAAACAaag ATCAGCTAAGGATGACCAGCCTGTATCATTTCGAACAACTACTGCAAAG TCTGTATACCAATGGTTGGTCAAGCCTCAAAGTGTTATCAAAACAAACGAGATGTTTCTTCCTGGACGAATGTCATATATTTTTGACATG GAAAATGTCTATTCCCATGACATCCCAACTACATTGCATAGAAGTAAAGCTGATTGCCCAATACCCGAG GAAATGGTTACTGTAAATGTTGATGGTTCCGTGCTGGACCGGATTGCAAAAATTATGTCTTACCTCCGTTTAGGATCATCTGGAAAGGTtctcaagaaaaagaaaaaagaaaaggaagtcAAAG GAAAGCTGACTACTGTTATCAATGAGTATGATGACCTTGAGAAACCATCAAAACCTGATAGCCTATCAACAAAGAACCACAATGTGGGAAATTTTGCCCCACCACCCCCACCTCTGAAAAAGAATACTCTGGAATCAAGAGATAAGCAAGGTCCTGCAGTTGCTCGAGTTGAAGAGGACGACATCTTTATTGGTGACGGTGTAGATTATGAAGTCCCAAGCAAAGACATGAGTCAAAGTCCCATTTCCGAAGACATGGAAGAGTCGCCTAGGAATAAGGATGGACCTTCCTATTTCAACGAACCTGTTTATGGTCCAGTGCCACCTTCTAATCCTTCTCAAGATTGGAACCAGGCT AATGTCTATGATGCTGCTTTACAAACTCAAGCTCTAGGTGGGGCATATCATGGGGAGTGGCAGGACTACCAATATTCTGATCAGTTAGCATATCACGATCAGTATGCTGATCAGTATCTCCAACAGATGCATGCTTATGACATGCAGGCAAATGAAAATGTCCTTCAAGATCCTAGTATCATGACTCAAGAAGAGAAGGACCGAGGATTGGGGTCAGTGTTTAAGCGGGATGATCAAAGACTTCAACAATTGAGGGAGAAAGATGCTCGGGAAAAGGATCCCAACTTCATATCTGAAAGTTATTCTGAATGTTACCCTGGTTATCAAGAGTACAATCATGAGATCGTAGACAGTGATGACGAAGGCGACTTATCAAAAATGGATATGGGCAGTCGT GCCAAAGGTCGACTTCATCGTTGGGATTTTGAGACGGAGGAGGAGTGGGCCCAGTACAACGAGCAAAAGGAAGCAATGCCGAAAGCTGCTTTTCAGTTTGGTGTAAAGATGCAAGATGGGCGAAAAACACggaagaacaaggaccaaaagCTCAACAATGATCTTCAcaagattaacaagatcattgCTCGGAAAAAAGGGGAGAAGGGAGAGAATCCTGATAGTTCAACTTTTGATGATGCACAGCCTGCAGGAAAAAAGCTTCGCGTATGA
- the LOC130828424 gene encoding transcription factor PIF3-like isoform X2: MDHPIPLILPLDTDCVELVWENGQIMMHGKPRKNPISNNTQTFGSKSQDGKIANNLKITKFSQMDSTMAELPMCVPSCEMSLDQDVDLVPWLNYHMDEPLHNDYTSDFVNELSGVTINDLPSGNLLVNREKKTNVHGDGSHDTSMTLKHSHTSKPLSSIEKDNKVGSSEVPQYLLPIQHSVGAPRDSLLNPPSLSSFTSLRLQKLDAEQTSTSSGFTNFPYFSWPAAFSRASPVTIDRIKRLENNDNRCTLMSSNPANFTRANLDSGGIVSRKQPTMPSANVNSEDLCSAKEPLHREEITKNQMSPNQVCDDSTKKVGASGDKIIEPAVAASSVCSGNSFDRTSNEPSRNLKRKSRETAESSGPSEEVEEESMAAKKPVCGRNGSKRSRAAEVHNLSERRRRDRINEKMRALQELIPNCNKADKASMLDEAIEYLKKLQLQVQILSMGSGLYMQPMMLPPGMQHIQGAHMPHFSPMGLGMGVAMGYGMNMLNMGGGAKMAPFQGLHYPIPGTGPTFPGMPGSSLQAFPHPGQGLPMSMQQPPVIPPRMVQSLMPMGPNASGVAETTNAPLVTSSSGKKDANPQAILSSVASNVVNSSLNLEINQASNEGIQRSVMSHNQAQDVNPSETEVANRKNTMHS; encoded by the exons ATGGATCATCCAATTCCATTGATCCTTCCTCTAG ATACTGATTGTGTTGAGCTAGTTTGGGAAAATGGTCAGATCATGATGCATGGTAAACCTAGAAAGAATCCTATTTCAAACAATACTCAAACATTTGGCTCAAAATCTCAAGATGGTAAAATTGccaataacttaaaaataacCAAGTTTAGCCAAATGGATTCTACAATGGCTGAACTCCCCATGTGTGTTCCTTCTTGTGAAATGAGTTTGGATCAAGATGTTGACTTAGTACCCTGGTTGAATTATCACATGGATGAACCTTTGCATAATGACTATACTTCTGACTTCGTGAATGAGTTATCAGGAGTTACCATCAATGATCTTCCCTCGGGAAATCTTCTAGTAAATCGTGAAAAGAAAACTAACGTTCATGGTGATGGTAGCCATGATACGTCGATGACTTTGAAACACAGCCATACGTCTAAGCCCCTGTCGAGTATTGAGAAGGATAATAAAGTAGGAAGTAGTGAGGTACCCCAAtatttgttgccaattcaacaTAGTGTAGGTGCTCCACGAGACTCCTTGCTGAATCCACCATCGCTTAGTTCTTTTACGAGCTTGAGATTGCAGAAGCTAGATGCAGAACAGACTAGTACTAGCTCGGGTTTTACAAATTTCCCTTACTTTTCGTGGCCTGCTGCGTTTTCTAGAGCTAGCCCGGTGACTATAGACCGCATTAAGAGACTAGAGAACAATGATAATAGGTGCACTTTGATGAGTAGTAACCCTGCTAATTTTACTCGAGCTAACTTGGATAGTGGCGGGATAGTTTCTCGAAAACAACCCACTATGCCATCAGCAAATGTGAATTCGGAAGATCTGTGTTCTGCTAAGGAACCTTTACACAGAGAAGAAATCACGAAAAATCAGATGTCACCGAATCAAGTATGTGATGATTCAACGAAAAAAGTGGGTGCTAGTGGTGATAAGATTATCGAACCAGCTGTTGCAGCGTCTTCTGTATGTTCAGGCAATAGTTTTGATAGAACGTCTAATGAACCTTCGCgtaatttgaaaagaaaatctCGTGAAACTGCAGAATCGTCAGGTCCTAGTGAA GAAGTTGAAGAGGAATCAATGGCTGCAAAGAAACCTGTTTGTGGTCGAAATGGTTCAAAGAGAAGCCGAGCTGCAGAAGTGCATAATCTTTCTGAAAGG AGACGAAGGGACAGAATTAACGAGAAGATGCGTGCATTACAAGAGCTTATACCCAATTGCAACAAG GCGGACAAAGCTTCTATGCTTGACGAGGCTATAGAGTATTTAAAGAAACTCCAGCTTCAAGTTCAG ATATTGTCAATGGGTTCTGGGTTGTATATGCAGCCCATGATGCTGCCACCGGGAATGCAACACATCCAAGGAGCACATATGCCACATTTCTCGCCTATGGGGCTTGGAATGGGCGTGGCAATGGGCTACGGAATGAATATGCTCAACATGGGTGGTGGTGCAAAGATGGCACCTTTTCAAGGCCTGCATTACCCTATTCCCGGAACTGGGCCCACATTTCCGGGAATGCCAGGTTCTAGCCTTCAGGCTTTCCCACATCCCGGTCAAGGATTGCCAATGTCCATGCAACAACCCCCTGTAATTCCTCCTCGAATGGTTCAAAGCCTGATGCCAATGGGACCAAATGCCTCGGGCGTAGCTGAGACGACAAACGCACCACTTGTAACTTCATCTAGTGGTAAAAAGGACGCTAACCCACAAGCAATTCTTAGTAGCGTGGCTAGCAACGTCGTTAACAGCTCCTTGAATCTCGAGATTAATCAG GCATCAAATGAGGGTATTCAGCGGTCTGTAATGAGCCATAATCAGGCTCAAGATGTTAATCCCTCGGAAACTGAAGTTGCCAACAGAAAAAACACGATGCACAGCTGA